The Scomber scombrus chromosome 22, fScoSco1.1, whole genome shotgun sequence genome has a window encoding:
- the cdnf gene encoding LOW QUALITY PROTEIN: cerebral dopamine neurotrophic factor (The sequence of the model RefSeq protein was modified relative to this genomic sequence to represent the inferred CDS: substituted 1 base at 1 genomic stop codon), whose protein sequence is MYGSLNSAHRELTPAMVEEELLHTCTFAKGKEARLCYYLXASSDAATRVIASVSRPLASHVPVEKVCQRLSSRDTQICQLRYERQLRDLSSDGLKKLRVVELRSILASWGEECQGCLEKHEFVSLIQEKAPLHDHIVEL, encoded by the exons ATGTATGGCAGTCTGAACTCAGCCCACAGAGAACTCACTCCTGCCATGGTAGAGGAAGAGCTGCTCCATACCTGCACTTTCGCCAAGGGGAAGGAGGCAAGGCTG TGTTATTATCTATGAGCCAGTAGTGACGCAGCAACCCGTGTCATAGCATCAGTGTCTCGACCTTTGGCCTCCCATGTCCCTGTTGAGAAGGTCTGCCAGCGCCTCAGTAGTAGAGACACACAGATCTGTCAGCTCAGATATG AGCGTCAGCTAAGGGATCTGAGCAGTGATGGACTCAAAAAGCTGAGAGTTGTGGAGCTGAGGAGTATTTTGGCCTCATGGGGAGAAGAGTGTCAAGGCTGCCTGGAGAAACATGAGTTTGTCAGCCTCATTCAGGAGAAAGCACCGTTGCATGATCATATTGTAGAGCTGTGA